A single window of Colletes latitarsis isolate SP2378_abdomen chromosome 11, iyColLati1, whole genome shotgun sequence DNA harbors:
- the LOC143347628 gene encoding uncharacterized protein LOC143347628 isoform X3, with the protein MLGMSEEPPGTKEEESIEQPTIEDEGKCEENKSQLENFKEIMLKNKQGSKKEEEVQEYARRLSKIKSRAKLSRRHKEGILPGKGTSVTSDTASANMTEQAINDISQAKTAKAKSTLLQKKLAEDRKVFEQRNKERTETKRAVEEKVEAIRQQLEEKDVSNTDLAIMGLQKDHLSVTPINPIMITSEIMSPIQIENIREKESKIAELNDKILELEATVIDLQENLKEKDSVIDSKTKAVTLMSADLSMKGKMTLDTLEDTKDEMRTMQEHFVLLETSLKNKNENLLMQLQERDNKIVELEESIKRSEQQINEQKLSESASVDFSRSTMDTLVETKEAMKSMQENFVLIESSLKMKNDNLLQQLQDYELKLAEANERVFKLESGIGIERNPTIDDLQYKLEKLEHSNKQLQDEKYELQKSVADLQDKIINVSLHGNGAIIEKDNRIVELENLIEELKQSNTLLEEESKVELQKQLADVTQKNGEYINKIADLENLVHELEEQKSNIAARLSDESAVKDDEKVAKLTKELEELNKSMIKIKAQHRSKVKNLQKQLENFKMVSDTNAELVRLANQVALLEEEKASAGDWQERIADLESKVSVQSEEIQMQIEAIAALENQKLDLMQEIHTAKQEISSLEAENAESENLRVTAEMKIVNFEEQLEAMHKLENESKLKSSSEVNQADLIKQIETLTQENSELYNRISKLEEKGASDSGSTESFEAIQELDKNDLLKKIEDLTQKNSELTVKLNKVHEKENSQIEYTEPFEANTDLTMKSSQLEEKGSSDTGSTESFERIPGHNESMAKIELLTQENNELVIKLTKLEEQLEYIESTRLVSNADVDMKSKVDNLLEENNNQSLELSKLRMQLTELNEENNNLQKQIEILTEEISSVKSEDRLGKSKREIDFTAQIDELIEEKTLLQKEIKELRNNLEQSHDVVDQGLEINNLKSRIEELLKEKEEIFERLSKLEKFNEKLKEDVTNVTREKDELHIKINQMLPDDSTSERLGVLEKLEKMNQENQELGEQINKLLEKSNKEISEMQQLDEPVSHLHIESMIATSLEQEIEEHKKLIAEQNGLIEEMKIKLTNKEEELEEKAKLIIEYEASGQKMENLESELKEMQEKMEKLRTEKTVIEEEFKVLQNKNEMLLEEKKAKDAENNLLKQQMQDTIVLYESQIQEHLTAASKKENEIVNLKDVIEDKDQELHAKYTELQNKMIMIDQLQDELNNCKMLLKEKDTSITTMFSEIANLNDLTRSKEEEIYSLRKDVDELNDKLKESKPLKDYDELLQELKSKDLILDEIQYRTNATIKENSNLLEKAKNLTQQNGDIQNQLAEKQRELVDLIATKEQLDAQVAESKNDKAKAERQVWELQNIIDNNAKYVEDLQTELRAGYKQIEQLKVKHMEDMELQNQRLESLIEELNSKTQECEMLKGELQEKERLVGQNITEEVKVALEAKVIDLDQKLKDSEGKIQMQLEKMKKIAANLKKKTVVCQELETRVTELEEKWMTEKDEKEAKNKQIQDVELSMREKDNKIADLEEKLIQTRNEITEGLRNIADLICELNSTKEKMTLHTRQITEMDEEIVKLRAELDISKGKIDAEKEAKENVMLEYESYKRQISEENESKQLELNEVKEKARELSVRMQVMEAEYIEQLATIQNLKTEYGLLLSKQTQINEKLENVETESEERRVLIEQMQKSVVSTVTEATQTTGEEIIDDDTKIAGAQRCSHCEQCQTLVQALEAKLQEREAEIENLDNELANSIGNFVQMRESLKFNDLMNQTTMRDRSLNDPYNEILMQYNMLTSSYEEIKAKLDEVLKENKELADTVENLQVANVTLEEKIGAANQTLEENKQNTEKLETDDSLNSDLVKKCESRETELSNVQKEMQVVQERASRLEEQLNLQIASLKSEEEKRIEMEKLLQDTKNSFEQEIESLKTEKDGNQKTVEDLRAELEMYKNQSVESKERSTIVKKEASVFDLPQNEQDNAPLLFDASKIFGAFSGSGSDPLNDIEVKRLQTLLDEKETQCSNLTQQIDYLQKLMVEERSQMTRNFSQQVEELGITQKELHEARANLEKLEQALTEKDGQIDSLNAELRNFSLRITEQRNELILAKDNEIQELNMNLTSTKEALNKLIVEQNEQNVLSESYKSQIAISEAEFKNSADSELIQDLEHRVSNITQERDLLQLQVNDLSRSLEETKNTLEAGRNLQVEMEKIARERDEAKELVANLTKGLEEAYRNSDKTSSVTNTSTKESTPLEETATSATIAEDVKQTAPSDTLAEFTWDAGFAEKLNVDEETWDWNADDAQLAGEHLPTTLLPNAEMQLRAKVDDLQDQIRDLEAERNKLLEENKAAQLRSGRMIKKLKEYKVQVESLQQQLKIQKSASDFYELDSAIEEELKSQISKLEKALNEARDEQKNTVAEKEALTKRLDVVVSANERYMEMKERQDMDMEVLRIRNKELTDKVEAFDQRLQEFGAPRNETVPSKAEAEAIEHRHRRKRSVDSEDLESLCKKYKDEIDDLKDEMEALATENEQLQHFLGEQKTKLSALESKRTADENESLQIVDELNKRISELQGVLSKSREEYDSLKKQYEQSLMDADNQVSIMRQNADYLKEEAFERASKLEMEITILRKQLDTFAVRESEWLKDLEQVLGEKAALEEKLTSLTSASEKQLSTIGASMAEVTDLLNVRIQEVADLKQELQRQYVDHEETKSKLQDTIERVSQEANARKEEAENLRKALNEKENEFVQRQSVETVSALVSQATQELAQKHAIEIEDMEKELRHLKENLSILEQRNDDELKLLKQNLTEKESALESLRSDLSLTKEQLVDKESRVSESERNIEKLLVENVETIGELQSRLSEAEAVSTRAHEYVLHAQGLERELENMRTFMAEKDRTLERYVQESREHEAKLENRDVEINELRVELAMIDALKTELLESTQQINSLSSELDETRRSLNEKTSLLERSNQMLNEKEMELNRLSIEQHDRQQRSVSNVVDGLPLFRMADDSRDLQRTIDAMQVELEKKQGEIQHLKCILEENTYRGMVQEMQDRINSLYNEKAELESFLEVAALRTEEKEKQIDDLKQQIEKQSLESVSKDETNLVTRDRRSVQDQEEIVRLQNELHAKEQEVNELKYVIAEKDSQLSLQASMEPQSDDFESREMVQRLTAELYAKDQEIQHLRSTIVELEKEVSRLRDFERLSDETKDAISKLSLEKEQVRLEAQEFLETKLREKEMEIDEIKQKLLVEKKNIMDELQLRDKDIENLRKQLEESSMLEREAKDKLREKEEESVRLNTDLAEKERRLAELSITKDTELHNLKVQIHEREVRIDELLALSDEEEKQLNELKSNLEARETEINSLKSLLEDKVKEYELIQNVLKKDVSIIDASTSGIVETSGEENKMSTSQELDLALYMLHQRDVRCEELTHELMQLLEERDTLQLRLSNAIRVNEELRKVDTSDHGQKIEASASGSIEPLVEHPSPSKSEGPIEIAREAIDAPIGENKEALAQKLSQLHTVSHAKDVRLKDERELRHTQQMSLLAHKDVLSTLPAEAAAKLVNANYTLSRDVQSQSSVLLNWLWGKSTPKVMHM; encoded by the exons ATGTTGGGTATGTCGGAAGAACCACCTGGAACAAAGGAAGAGGAATCGATCGAACAACCTACGATAGAGGATGAAGGAAAGTGCGAAGAAAATAAGAGTCAATTGgaaaattttaaagaaattatGCTGAAAAATAAACAAGGTTCGAAAAAGGAAGAGGAGGTCCAG GAATATGCAAGGAGACTTTCCAAAATAAAATCTAGAGCCAAGCTATCGCGTCGACATAAAGAAGGAATTCTGCCTGGTAAAGGCACATCGGTTACATCAGACACAGCTTCGGCTAACATGACCGAACAAGCTATCAATGATATTAGTCAAGCGAAAACTGCAAAAGCAAAGTCTACTTTACTCCAAAAAAAATTGGCAGAAGATAGGAAAGTATTTGAACAACGAAATAAAGAAAGAACCGAAACTAAACGTGCAGTAGAAGAGAAAGTGGAAGCTATTAGGCAACAACTGGAAGAAAAAGATGTATCTAATACAGACTTAGCAATAATGGGTCTGCAAAAGGATCATCTATCGGTAACACCTATTAATCCGATCATGATAACTTCGGAG ATCATGTCACCAATTCAAATTGAGAATATTCGAGAGAAAGAAAGTAAAATTGCGGAACTCAATGATAAAATTTTAGAATTAGAAGCCACTGTTATTGATCTTCAAgagaatttaaaagaaaaagactCTGTTATTGACTCTAAAACAAAAGCAGTTACACTTATGTCTGCAGACCTTTCAATGAAAGGTAAAATGACGTTAGATACCCTTGAAGATACAAAAGACGAAATGCGAACAATGCAGGAGCATTTCGTACTTTTAGAGacatcgttaaaaaataaaaatgaaaatctatTAATGCAATTACAAGAAAGAGATAACAAAATAGTAGAATtagaagaatcaattaaacggtCTGAGCAACAGATTAACGAGCAAAAGTTATCCGAGTCGGCAAGTGTCGATTTTTCTCGTTCTACAATGGATACTTTGGTGGAAACTAAAGAAGCCATGAAATCGATGCAAGAAAATTTTGTACTTATAGAATcttcattaaaaatgaaaaatgacaaTCTTCTTCAACAACTGCAAGATTATGAATTAAAGCTAGCAGAAGCTAATGAACGAGTATTTAAACTAGAATCTGGTATTGGAATAGAAAGAAATCCAACAATTGACGATTTACAgtataaattagaaaaattagaacATAGTAATAAACAATTACAGGATGAAAAGTATGAATTACAAAAAAGTGTTGCTGATCTTcaagataaaattataaatgtttCTTTACATGGTAACGGGGCAATAATAGAAAAGGATAATAGAATAGTTGAACTTGAAAACTTAATAGAAGAACTAAAGCAATCTAATACGCTTCTTGAGGAAGAGTCTAAAGTAGAATTGCAAAAACAATTAGCCGATGTGACACAGAAAAATGGAGAGTACATAAATAAAATAGCTGATCTTGAAAATTTAGTACATGAACTTGAAGAACAAAAAAGTAATATCGCAGCTAGATTATCCGATGAAAGTGCTGTGAAAGACGACGAAAAAGTAGCAAAACTCACCAAGGAATTAGaagaattaaataaaagtaTGATAAAAATTAAAGCACAACATAGGAGTAAAGTGAAAAATTTACAGAAACAATTGGAGAATTTCAAAATG GTGTCCGACACAAACGCAGAACTTGTCAGGCTGGCAAACCAAGTGGCATTATTAGAGGAGGAGAAAG CTTCAGCAGGAGACTGGCAAGAACGTATTGCCGACCTTGAAAGTAAAGTTTCTGTTCAGTCGGAAGAAATTCAAATGCAAATTGAAGCTATTGCTGCTTTAGAGAATCAAAAGTTGGATTTAATGCAAG AAATTCATACGGCAAAACAGGAAATTTCATCTTTAGAAGCGGAAAATGCAGAATCTGAAAATCTGCGAGTAACAGCAGAAATGAAAATTGTTAATTTTGAAGAGCAATTAGAGGCTATGCATAAATTGGAAAATGAAAGTAAATTGAAATCCTCGTCAGAAGTTAATCAAGCAGATCTGATTAAGCAGATAGAAACATTAACGCAAGAAAATAGTGAACTGTATAATAGAATATCCAAGTTGGAAGAAAAAGGTGCTTCTGACTCTGGATCCACCGAGTCGTTTGAAGCCATTCAAGAATTGGACAAAAATGATTTGTTGAAAAAGATCGAGGACTTAACGCAGAAAAATAGTGAATTGACAGTTAAATTGAACAAAGTtcacgaaaaagaaaattcacAGATTGAATATACAGAACCGTTCGAAGCGAATACCGATTTAACAATGAAATCAAGTCAGCTGGAAGAAAAGGGATCTTCTGACACTGGTTCAACAGAATCTTTTGAACGTATTCCAGGACACAATGAAAGTATGGCAAAAATTGAGCTCCTTACTCAAGAAAATAATGAACTAGTAATTAAGCTTACAAAACTTGAGGAGCAGTTAGAATATATAGAATCAACTCGATTGGTGTCTAACGCGGACGTTGATATGAAATCAAAAGTTGATAATTTGctagaagaaaataataatcaatCTCTAGAATTGTCAAAACTTAGAATGCAACTGACAGAACTTAACGAAGAgaataataatttacaaaaacaaatcgaaatattgaccgaagaaaTCTCGTCTGTTAAATCAGAGGATCGTCTCGGAAAATCAAAGAGAGAAATTGATTTTACAGCACAAATCGACGAGTTGATAGAAGAGAAAACTCTTCTTCAAAAGGAGATAAAAGAATTGCGTAATAACTTGGAACAATCACACGACGTCGTTGATCAGGGtcttgaaataaataatttgaaatcGAGAATAGAAGAATTGTTAAAAGAGAaagaagaaatattcgaaaggttatcGAAGCTTGAAAAGTTTAACGAGAAATTGAAGGAAGACGTAACTAATGTTACCCGCGAAAAGGATGaattacatataaaaattaaccAAATGTTACCCGACGATTCGACCAGCGAAAGGTTAGGGGTTCttgaaaaattggaaaaaatgAATCAGGAGAACCAGGAACTTGGCGAACAAATtaacaaacttttagaaaaatcTAATAAAGAAATATCTGAAATGCAACAATTAGATGAACCTGTGTCCCATCTACATATAGAGTCGATGATTGCTACTTCTCTGGAACAAGAAATAGAAGAGCATAAAAAATTGATTGCCGAACAAAATGGCTTAATCGAAGAAATGAAGATTAAACTTACGAATAAAGAAGAAGAATTAGAAGAGAAAGCTAAGCTGATTATAGAATACGAAGCATCTGGACAGAAAATGGAGAATTTAGAAAGTGAATTGAAAGAAATGCAGGAGAAAATGGAGAAACTACGGACAGAAAAAACTGTTATAGAAGAAGAATTTAAAgtgttacaaaataaaaatgaaatgttGCTCGAGGAGAAGAAAGCAAAAGATGCggaaaataatttattgaaaCAGCAAATGCAAGATACTATAGTTTTATACGAGTCACAGATCCAAGAGCACCTTACAGCAGCGTctaaaaaagaaaacgaaatcGTCAATTTAAAAGATGTTATCGAAGATAAGGATCAAGAACTGCATGCCAAATATAcggaattacaaaataaaatgatTATGATAGATCAATTACAAGACGAATTGAATAATTGTAAAATGTTACTTAAAGAAAAGGATACCTCGATTACGACCATGTTTAGTGAAATTGCAAATCTTAACGACTTAACGAGAAGCAAAGAAGAAGAAATATATTCTTTGCGAAAAGATGTCGATGAATTAAATGACAAGTTAAAGGAATCAAAACCATTGAAAGACTATGATGAATTATTACAGGAATTGAAAAGTAAGGACTTGATTCTCGATGAAATTCAGTATAGAACGAATGCCACCATAAAAGAGAACAgtaatttattagaaaaagcGAAGAATCTAACTCAACAAAATGGTGATATTCAAAATCAATTAGCTGAAAAGCAACGCGAACTTGTTGATTTAATAGCAACGAAAGAACAATTAGATGCACAAGTTGCGGAATCTAAGAATGACAAGGCTAAAGCCGAAAGACAAGTTTGGGAATTGCAGAACATTATAGATAACAATGCTAAATATGTCGAAGATTTACAAACAGAATTGAGGGCTGGATACAAACAAATAGAACAACTTAAGGTAAAACATATGGAAGATATGGAATTACAAAATCAGAGACTGGAAAGCCTAATCGAAGAACTGAATTCCAAAACACAAGAATGTGAGATGTTGAAAGGTGAATTACAAGAAAAGGAGAGACTCGTTGGACAAAACATAACGGAAGAAGTTAAAGTCGCTTTGGAAGCCAAGGTTATCGACTTGGATCAGAAATTGAAAGACTCCGAAGGTAAAATACAAATGCAATTGGAAAAGATGAAGAAAATAGCAGCGAATCTAAAGAAGAAAACGGTAGTGTGCCAAGAACTTGAGACAAGAGTCACTGAACTCGAAGAAAAATGGATGACCGAAAAAGACGAGAAAGAAGCTAAAAACAAACAAATTCAGGACGTGGAGCTCTCGATGCGCGAAAAGGATAATAAAATAGCTGATTTAGAGGAAAAGTTAATACAGAcgagaaatgaaattacagaaggtTTAAGGAATATCGCTGACCTCATATGCGAATTAAACAGTACAAAAGAGAAAATGACTTTGCATACTCGACAAATTACAGAAATGGATGAGGAAATTGTAAAACTAAGAGCAGAGTTGGATATTTCGAAGGGTAAGATCGACGCGGAGAAAGAAGCTAAAGAAAACGTAATGTTGGAATACGAAAGTTACAAGCGACAAATTTCCGAAGAGAACGAGTCTAAACAATTAGAATTGAACGAAGTGAAGGAGAAAGCAAGAGAACTTAGCGTACGGATGCAAGTTATGGAGGCAGAATATATCGAACAACTCGCGACGATACAGAATCTTAAAACCGAGTATGGTTTATTGCTATCGAAGCAAACGCAAATCaatgaaaaattagaaaatgttGAAACAGAGTCGGAAGAACGAAGAGTGTTGATCGAACAGATGCAAAAGAGTGTCGTTAGTACCGTGACAGAGGCTACGCAAACTACGGGAGAAGAAATTATCGACGACGACACGAAGATTGCTGGAGCACAACGTTGCAGTCATTGCGAACAATGTCAAACTCTGGTCCAAGCATTAGAGGCAAAACTGCAGGAGCGAGAGgcggaaattgaaaatttggacAACGAGTTGGCTAATTCTATTGGTAATTTCGTTCAAATGCGGGAATCCCTTAAGTTCAACGACTTGATGAATCAAACTACGATGAGGGATAGATCGTTAAACGATCCTTATAACGAAATTTTAATGCAATATAACATGTTGACGTCGAGTTACGAAGAGATAAAAGCAAAGCTAGACGAGGTACTGAAGGAAAATAAGGAGCTAGCGGATACAGTTGAGAATTTACAAGTTGCAAACGTTACTTTGGAGGAAAAGATAGGCGCGGCGAATCAAACGCTCGAAGAAAACAAACAGAATACAGAAAAGTTAGAAACCGACGATTCTTTGAATTCCGATTTGGTGAAGAAATGCGAATCCCGGGAAACGGAATTATCGAACGTGCAGAAAGAAATGCAGGTTGTTCAGGAACGCGCCAGTCGACTCGAGGAACAATTGAATCTCCAGATAGCTTCGCTTAAATCCGAGGAGGAGAAACGGATCGAAATGGAAAAGTTGTTGCAAGATACCAAAAACAGTTTCGAGCAAGAAATCGAGTCTCTGAAAACCGAAAAGGATGGAAATCAGAAAACGGTGGAAGATCTGAGGGCCGAGTTGGAGATGTATAAAAATCAAAGCGTAGAATCTAAGGAGAGATCAACGATCGTTAAAAAAGAAGCATCTGTGTTCGATTTACCACAAAACGAACAAGACAATGCGCCTCTGTTGTTCGACGCTTCCAAAATATTTGGCGCGTTCTCCGGTTCCGGTTCCGATCCTTTGAACGACATCGAAGTAAAGAGATTACAGACTTTATTGGACGAAAAGGAAACGCAATGCTCCAATCTTACCCAGCAGATCGATTACTTGCAGAAACTGATGGTCGAAGAAAGATCACAGATGACGCGGAACTTTAGTCAACAGGTCGAGGAATTAGGAATTACTCAGAAGGAGTTGCACGAGGCACGAGCAAATTTGGAAAAATTAGAACAAGCTCTGACCGAGAAGGACGGACAGATTGATTCTTTAAATGCAGAGCTGCGAAATTTCAGTCTACGGATAACGGAACAGCGGAACGAGTTAATATTAGCTAAAGACAATGAGATACAGGAATTGAATATGAATCTAACTTCGACGAAGGAAGCGTTAAATAAACTGATCGTCGAGCAGAACGAACAAAACGTTTTGTCGGAGTCGTACAAATCGCAAATCGCCATTTCGGAAGCGGAATTCAAGAACTCGGCCGACTCGGAATTGATACAGGATCTGGAGCATCGCGTTTCGAACATCACGCAAGAGAGGGACTTGCTTCAGTTGCAGGTGAACGATTTGTCTAGATCGTTGGAAGAGACGAAGAATACTCTCGAGGCTGGAAGAAATTTACAAGTGGAAATGGAGAAAATCGCACGGGAAAGGGACGAGGCGAAAGAGCTCGTCGCGAATCTCACCAAGGGTTTGGAGGAGGCTTATAGAAATTCTGATAAGACGTCTAGCGTTACGAACACGTCTACCAAAGAATCGACGCCCTTAGAGGAAACAGCCACTTCAGCAACGATCGCTGAAGACGTTAAGCAAACTGCACCTTCGGATACGCTGGCTGAATTCACATGGGACGCGGGTTTCGCAGAGAAACTGAACGTCGACGAGGAAACCTGGGATTGGAACGCGGACGATGCCCAATTAGCTGGCGAACACCTCCCCACCACTTTGCTACCCAACGCGGAAATGCAATTACGAGCAAAAGTGGACGATCTTCAAGACCAGATCAGAGACTTGGAAGCAGAGAGGAACAAACTGCTGGAAGAAAACAAGGCCGCTCAGCTGAGAAGCGGACGAATGATAAAGAAGCTGAAAGAGTACAAGGTGCAGGTGGAGAGTCTTCAGCAACAGTTGAAGATACAGAAGTCGGCGAGCGATTTCTACGAGCTCGATTCCGCGATAGAGGAAGAGCTAAAGTCTCAGATCAGTAAATTGGAGAAGGCTTTGAACGAGGCGAGGGACGAGCAGAAGAACACCGTGGCCGAGAAAGAGGCGTTGACGAAACGTTTGGACGTAGTTGTCTCCGCGAACGAAAGGTACATGGAGATGAAAGAGAGGCAGGACATGGACATGGAGGTATTGCGTATACGAAACAAAGAATTGACGGATAAAGTCGAAGCCTTCGATCAAAGGTTGCAGGAGTTTGGCGCCCCTCGAAACGAAACCGTTCCATCGAAAGCTGAGGCGGAAGCGATCGAGCACCGTCATCGACGAAAGAGATCCGTCGATAGCGAGGACCTGGAGAGCCTGTGCAAAAAGTACAAGGACGAAATCGACGATCTCAAGGACGAAATGGAAGCCCTAGCGACGGAGAACGAGCAACTGCAGCATTTCTTGGGGGAACAAAAGACGAAATTGTCCGCTTTGGAGTCGAAACGAACGGCGGACGAGAACGAGTCGCTTCAGATCGTGGACGAACTGAACAAAAGGATTTCGGAGTTGCAAGGTGTGTTGAGCAAGTCGAGGGAGGAGTACGACTCGCTGAAGAAACAGTACGAGCAGAGTTTGATGGACGCTGACAATCAGGTCTCGATAATGAGGCAGAACGCGGATTATTTGAAAGAAGAGGCGTTCGAGAGGGCCAGCAAATTGGAGATGGAAATAACCATTTTGCGTAAGCAGTTGGATACGTTCGCTGTGCGCGAGAGCGAGTGGCTGAAGGATTTGGAGCAAGTGCTAGGAGAAAAAGCTGCGTTGGAGGAGAAACTGACCAGTTTAACGTCTGCTTCCGAGAAGCAGTTGTCGACTATCGGTGCGTCGATGGCGGAAGTGACCGATCTCTTGAACGTCAGGATACAGGAAGTCGCTGATCTGAAGCAGGAACTTCAAAGGCAGTACGTGGACCACGAAGAAACCAAGTCTAAGCTGCAGGATACCATAGAGCGTGTAAGCCAGGAAGCGAACGCGAGGAAGGAAGAAGCTGAGAATCTAAGGAAGGCGCTCAACGAGAAGGAGAACGAATTCGTGCAAAGGCAAAGCGTGGAGACAGTCAGTGCTCTCGTCAGCCAAGCCACGCAAGAACTCGCTCAAAAACACGCGATAGAGATCGAGGATATGGAAAAAGAGCTACGTCACCTCAAAGAAAATCTATCCATACTGGAACAACGCAACGATGACGAACTTAAATTGTTGAAACAGAATTTAACGGAGAAAGAGTCAGCCCTGGAGTCCCTTCGATCGGATTTATCTCTCACAAAAGAACAGTTGGTCGATAAAGAGTCACGAGTGTCTGAAAGCGAGAGAAATATTGAGAAACTCTTGGTAGAAAACGTGGAAACGATCGGTGAATTGCAGAGCCGTTTGAGCGAGGCGGAAGCAGTCTCCACTCGTGCGCACGAGTACGTTTTGCACGCTCAGGGCTTGGAACGAGAGCTCGAAAACATGAGAACGTTCATGGCGGAGAAGGACAGGACCCTCGAACGATACGTTCAAGAGTCCAGGGAGCACGAAGCAAAATTGGAGAATCGCGATGTCGAGATAAACGAACTTCGCGTGGAATTAGCGATGATCGACGCCCTGAAGACCGAGTTGCTAGAGAGTACTCAACAGATAAACAGTTTAAGTTCGGAACTGGATGAAACGCGACGCAGTTTGAACGAGAAGACGTCGTTACTGGAGAGGAGCAATCAAATGCTGAACGAGAAAGAAATGGAATTAAACAGGCTGTCGATAGAACAACACGACAGACAACAACGTAGCGTTTCTAACGTAGTCGATGGTTTACCTCTTTTCAGAATGGCGGACGACAGTCGCGATCTGCAACGGACGATAGACGCTATGCAGGTCGAGTTGGAGAAGAAGCAAGGCGAGATACAGCATCTTAAatgtattttggaggagaacacgTACCGTGGTATGGTTCAAGAGATGCAGGATAGAATAAATTCTCTGTACAACGAGAAAGCCGAGTTGGAGTCCTTTCTGGAGGTGGCCGCGCTGAGAACCGAGGAAAAGGAGAAGCAGATCGACGATCTGAAGCAGCAAATCGAAAAGCAAAGTCTCGAATCCGTCTCGAAGGACGAAACGAATTTGGTTACCAGAGATAGAAGGTCCGTTCAGGATCAGGAGGAGATCGTACGGCTGCAGAACGAGTTGCACGCCAAAGAGCAAGAGGTGAACGAGTTGAAGTACGTGATAGCCGAGAAAGATTCACAGTTGTCGCTTCAAGCGAGCATGGAACCGCAATCGGACGATTTCGAGTCGCGTGAAATGGTACAGAGGTTGACTGCTGAACTGTACGCCAAAGATCAGGAGATACAACATTTGAGGTCGACCATCGTGGAATTGGAGAAGGAGGTGTCGCGTCTTCGAGATTTCGAGAGGCTTTCCGACGAAACGAAGGACGCCATATCGAAGCTCAGCCTGGAGAAGGAGCAGGTTCGATTGGAGGCACAAGAATTCCTGGAAACGAAGCTCAGAGAAAAGGAGATGGAGATAGACGAGATAAAGCAGAAGCTGCTTGTCGAGAAGAAAAATATTATGGACGAGTTACAGTTGAGGGACAAAGACATCGAGAATCTGAGAAAACAGCTTGAGGAGTCTTCCATGTTGGAACGAGAAGCAAAGGATAAGTTACGCGAGAAGGAAGAGGAATCTGTCCGATTGAACACTGATTTGGCGGAGAAGGAGCGTAGGTTGGCAGAATTGAGTATCACCAAGGATACGGAGCTTCACAATCTGAAGGTTCAAATTCACGAGAGGGAGGTTCGTATTGACGAGCTCCTTGCGTTGTCCGACGAAGAGGAAAAGCAGCTTAACGAGTTGAAGAGTAATTTGGAGGCGAGAGAGACGGAAATCAATTCGTTGAAGTCGCTTCTGGAGGATAAAGTGAAGGAGTACGAATTGATCCAGAATGTGTTGAAGAAGGACGTTTCTATTATCGATGCGTCCACGTCTGGAATCGTCGAAACTTCTGGAGAAGAGAACAAAATGTCGACCTCGCAAGAATTGGACCTTGCTCTTTACATGCTTCATCAACGGGACGTCCGTTGCGAAGAATTGACGCACGAGTTGATGCAGCTGCTCGAAGAACGTGATACGTTACAATTGCGTTTGTCTAACGCGATAAGGGTAAACGAGGAATTAAGGAAGGTTGATACTTCTGACCACGGCCAGAAGATCGAGGCATCTGCTTCCGGGAGCATAGAACCGCTTGTGGAACATCCGTCGCCCTCAAAGTCCGAGGGACCGATCGAGATAGCCAGAGAAGCCATCGATGCACCGATCGGAGAAAACAAGGAGGCTCTTGCTCAGAA GCTGTCGCAGTTACATACGGTGAGCCATGCAAAAGACGTACGATTGAAGGATGAACGAGAGTTGAGGCATACACAGCAAATGTCTTTGTTAGCCCACAAAGATGTTCTAAGTACCTTACCAGCCGAAGCAGCTGCCAAGCTCGTCAATGCAAATTATACACTCT cTAGGGATGTTCAGAGTCAATCGAGCGTCTTACTGAATTGGCTGTGGGGAAAAAG CACGCCAAAGGTCATGCACATGTGA